In the bacterium genome, AGCCGCTCACCAGTATTTTAAACTCCGGCCGCTCCTTTTTGATCCTGCCCAGCTCCAGGATCGTGTCGATGGATTCCTGTTTTGCGCTTTCAATAAAAGCACAGGTGTTCACCAGCACTGCGTCGGCTTCGCGGGCGTCGTCCACCAGGCGGAGCTGTTTATCCAGCCCGGCCAGGATCATCTCTAGATCGATGGTGTTTTTCGGGCAACCCAGATCGACGAACGCCAGTTTCATTGAAACAGGGCCTCGATAAAGGTTTCCGGCTCGAACGGTTCGAGGTCGTCGATTTTTTCACCCAGGCCGATGTAACAGATCGGCAGATTGAGCTGCCGGACGATGGAAAAAACGATTCCGCCTTTGGCTGTGCCATCCAGTTTGGTGATCACCAGGCCGTTGATGGGCGCCGCCTTAGAGAACTCTTTGGCCTGAATCAGGCCATTTTGCCCAGTGCCGGCGTCGATCACCAGCAACACCGCATGCGGGGCGCCCGCGCATTGACGTTCCAGCACTTTGTTCACCTTGGCCAGTTCGGCCATCAGATTGCCCTTGGTGTGCAGACGGCCTGCGGTATCGATCAACAACACGTCCACCTGCCGCGACATGGCGGCCTTGAGCGCATCAAACGCCACCGCCGCCGGGTCTGCGCCGGGCTGAGCGTGGATGATGTCGACGCCGGCGCGATGGCGCCAGACATCCAGCTGCTCCACTGCTGCGGCGCGAAACGTATCCGCAGCCGCCACTAATACCTTGCGCTCCTGCATGCTGAACAAGTGCGCCAACTTGCCGATCGTGGTGGTCTTGCCGGCGCCGTTCACTCCGACGACGCTGATGATATAGGGTTTTGCGGTTTCAATAGGCAGGGGGCCGTGCGCCACACCGCGCAGCTCTTCATTCAACTCTTGTTTCAGGATTCGCAGGATCTCCTCTGCGCTGAGGGCATCGGATGCGCTTGCACGCCGGCGCAACTGTTCCATGATCTGCTCCACTGTCTCCCAGCCCATATCGCTGAGCAACAGCTGTTCTTCCAGGCTTTCCAACGTCTCTTCGTCCAGACCGCGGGCTTTGTTTACCACGCGGTGGATGCCTTCGACCAGCGACGACTTGGTTTTTTGTAAACCCGTTGAAAGTTTCTGCAATAAAGATAGCACGACATACATCCTGTCAATTTTGGTCGGTCTGCAAGAGCTGCCAGAATTTCTTCAAATAGCTGAACAGGGTGGCCGGCACCAGCAGGGAGGAAACCCAGAGTGCGATGAGTTGATAGGGACTCCAATTGAGAATATAGGTCATGATGACGATGAGAAAGGATCCCAGTGTCCATTTGCCGAGATAATTGGATTCCGCCACCGCCTTGATGTGTTTGACCAGGCTGGCCGCTGCCGTTAGAATGA is a window encoding:
- the ftsY gene encoding signal recognition particle-docking protein FtsY, coding for MYVVLSLLQKLSTGLQKTKSSLVEGIHRVVNKARGLDEETLESLEEQLLLSDMGWETVEQIMEQLRRRASASDALSAEEILRILKQELNEELRGVAHGPLPIETAKPYIISVVGVNGAGKTTTIGKLAHLFSMQERKVLVAAADTFRAAAVEQLDVWRHRAGVDIIHAQPGADPAAVAFDALKAAMSRQVDVLLIDTAGRLHTKGNLMAELAKVNKVLERQCAGAPHAVLLVIDAGTGQNGLIQAKEFSKAAPINGLVITKLDGTAKGGIVFSIVRQLNLPICYIGLGEKIDDLEPFEPETFIEALFQ